In the genome of Syntrophales bacterium, the window TGGTTCGATGACCTCGAAGTAATAAAAACGCAATAAATAGTCATTTGAAAGAACATTTTTTTGAAGTATAATAATATAATGGTTAAATTAATGATTAAATAAGTAAAATAAGGAGAATATCAAAGATGGATATTAGAAAAGAGATGAAGGTTGAAAGCGTAAAAGAAGAAAAGGGCAGGATAACAGTAATTACTACTGGAGCAAGATACATCCTGGATAAATCTAAGGAAAAAGGCGAAATTCTTTGCTATCAACTCCTCAATAAGGAGCGTTTGATAGCTACGGTTGGTTTCGATCATTCCTTTTCTACCTTGAGCGTAGAAAAAAAAGACGAGAACACCTGTGTGCTCCATCAAGTAGTAGGAAGCGGAGGGGGATACACAAGATTGCAGATAAACAGCGATTCTCTATTGGATGTTTATAGCTTGAATGAACTGAATATTACAATTCAAGGGAATTTTCTGCCCGACTACAGCGCCCAGAAAAACGGCCACATTTTATTAATTGATGAAACCGGAGGGGTGGGGTTCTATCCTTATCAAGGTTTAAGAAATATAGAATTTACCAATTTTACATCCCAGGAATGGGAAATCAACTATAGTTTGGATAAGTCTTTTCGATTCCTGGTTTCCGTATTTCCCCCTCGGAGATTCAACTATGCCCAATCTTTTGAAGAAAGGGTTGTTCACCATGGCTGCCTGGGGCATTGGCCGCCATCACCGCTGACAAATGAAATGATAGAAGAGGCAAGAAAATATGCCAATGTTCTGGTTTTACATGACGAGTTAATCTGGCACGGCAAACTTACGAGAGCGGGTAAGCCAAGGAAGACTGTGGAAGATCTCTACGAGGATGCCAGTTTTTGCACTTTCGACTATGTGCCGGTAGATGAAAAAGACCTGGTAAGAATTATCAAGAAAGCCCATTCTCTTGGGATGAAAGTAATTCCTTATATGAGTCCATTCTATTCTATGGCTAAAGGAGAGGATTTCTTGGAGCAGGTGAAGGGCGTACTGGAAAAATATGATTTTAATGGAATTTATTTTGATGGGATTTCTACAGATATACTCTACTCTTACAAGATGGTCCGGGATGCAAGGAAATTGCTGGGTGATAAGATTCTCTATGTTCATTGTACAGTCGACCCCCTAATCAGTCGAAATATCTATTGCCCATTCATAGACACGTATGCCGACTATATCATGCGGGCTGAAGGGGTTGCAAATGCCAGCGACAAGTACCTGCGTTATGTGATTTCTGGATATAATATCAGTAATAGCATAGGCTATGTTTGTTATTATATACTTCCGGTTGATTATATGCGAAAAATCATAGACAAGGTATTGGCGTTTAATGCCAGGTTTTACCTGGGGTCTCCGGAGACGGAGAGAGAAAGATTATTGAAGAAAGAATACTTCCCCAAATTAAAAAAAAGAAGCAAAAATACAAAGGGTTGGAGGCGGGATGATTGATATACATACACATATCGGCAGGATTATGTATGGCGAGAGGTTTCTGAAGCCGGCAGAGTTGCTTCAGTTTATGGACAGGAACCGAATTGAAAAAGCGGTAGTTCTGCCGATAGAGAATCCGGAGGAATTGGACTATTACGTAACTACGGAAGAAGTCCTGCGGGCGTACCGTCGGTATCCGGACAGGATTATCCCGTTTTGCAATGTTGACCCAAGACATTGTACCAACGATGGTAATTGGGACCCCACGCCAATCATAACGGAGTATGTTGACCAGGGATGCAGAGGTTTTGGCGAAGTCCTGGCTAACATGCGGGTTGATGATAATAGAATGCAGAGGATTTACCAGGTTTGCGGTAAACTCGGTTTGCCCATAACCATTCATTTCGGCAAGTTGAACGGTCTTTATGATGAAATTGGTTTGCCGCATTTTGAGGAGATGCTCAAGAAGTATCCTCAAACTATTTTTCTGGGGCACGCGGTTTTTTGGTACGAAATTTTCGCCCAAACCAAAGAAGACGCGAAACCTGGTTATCCAAAAGAGAAAATTATTCCCGGCGGCCAACTGGACCGCCTCTTTTCTATCTACCCCAACCTTTATGGAGACCTTTCTGCAAACAGCGGTTACTACGCGATTAGCCGCGATCCGGAATTTGGCAAGGCTTTTCTGGAGCGGCATGCAAAGCAGCTTCTCTTTGGCACCGACTATTTGAGGTTAGGGCAAGAAACGCCGATTATTGAATTTCTCAAACACATCGGGTTGGATAAGAAAACATATCAGGCGATTGTGAAGGATAATGCAAAGCGAATCTTGAAATTTTAAGAGGAGAGATAATACGATGAGGAAATTTCCGGTTAGAATTTCATTGGGTAAGGCGGAAAGACGGGCTGTGTGTCGCGTCATGGACCGCGCGATACGTAAAGGCAACGTTTACCTTGAGAGGTATGCCGGCCTAGAGGTCGATGCATACGAAAAGGAATTTGCTGCGTATTTCGACAGCAAATTCGCCACGGCTGTCAGCTCAGGGACAGCGGCGATCCACACGGCGCTTGCCGCCCTGGAGTTGGAGCCGGGGACTGAGGTGATTGTGCCGCCGATCACGGATCCGGGAACTATTGCGCCGGTTTTAATGCAGCAGTGTATCCCTGTTTTTGCGGATGTGCAAGACAACACGCTGAACATTTCGGCGAAGTCAATCGAGCGACGCATTACCCGACATACCGGCGCAGTGATAGTTGTTCATCTCGTCGGTCACCCGGCCGACATGGAAGCTATTATGCCAATCTGCCGGCGGCATAGATTGAAGGTGATTGAGGATTGCGCTCAGGCGCCCGGCGCCCGGCTGAATGGAAAGCTCATCGGGACTTTCGGAGATATGGCGGCGTTCAGCCTGATGTGTATTAAACATATGACCTCGGGAGGCCAGGGCGGCATGGTTGTCACGGACAGCGAGGAGTATTACTGGAGAGCGAAGCGCTTTGCCGATCGCGGCAAGCCTTTCAACAGTGAGGAGTCCGCCAACGTGCGTTTGGGCTTAAACTATCGAATGACCGATCTGGAGGCTGCGATCGGACGGGTGCAGTTGAAGCGGCTTGCCGGTATGATTGCCAAGAGGGAACGAATTGTGCAGGCGCTTGAGAAAGGCACGCGCAATTTACAGGCATTCCGGTTTCGGAAAACGATTCCAGGAGCAAAATCGGCGCATTGGTTCGTGTTTGTCTATTATGACGCAAGCAAGATGAAAATAAGCAAAGAAAAGTGCGTGACTGCTTTGAATAAAGAGGGTATCCCTGCCGGTGCTTATTACGTGGAATTAATATATGATCAGCCGTGGATAAAGCACCGGCGTACATTCGGGAACTCTCAGTTGCCGTGGAGTCTTATGAAGCGTACGGAAAAAATAGACTACACGGGCTGTTGTCCAAACGCCGAAGGGGCTTTACGGGATACAATTAGAATACTTATTCATGAGGGATGGACAAATCGCGAGGTTAAGGCCACGATTGCGGCATTAGAAAAAATGGAGCGCCTCTACGGGAAGGAGGATGTACAATGCGGGTAGTGATTGTGGGGGATAAAATGCATATTACAGCGATAACCGTTACCTCCTGTTTAAACCTCAAAAATGCGTGAAAACGCAATTTTTTGACCGCAGATCGTTGAAAACACTACAAAACATAATTTGAGTTACTTGCAAAAACGCTGAATCAACCACATCCCACCAAAGTGGGTAATGTGGGTTTCGTCGAAGGAAAAAATGGACTTTTTGAGTTCCTTTTGGCATTTTTGGCATAACACACAAAATACCCTTTTAGGGAAGTTTGTGTGATGGAACTTATTCGACCTTTATTGTAGCATTTTTTCGCTAATAGCTTACTGTTTTCCATGTTTTCAGAGTAGAATATTATCGTTTTTCACGCATTTTTGAGGTTAAATGAAGTTTAAAGACCGAAAGATTAATTTTGGGAATGGAAAAAAAGAAAGATTTGCTGGTTAGGGAAAAACTGCTGGAAGCGTTCCGGTTGATGTGCCGGATAAGATTCTTTGAAG includes:
- a CDS encoding amidohydrolase family protein, translating into MIDIHTHIGRIMYGERFLKPAELLQFMDRNRIEKAVVLPIENPEELDYYVTTEEVLRAYRRYPDRIIPFCNVDPRHCTNDGNWDPTPIITEYVDQGCRGFGEVLANMRVDDNRMQRIYQVCGKLGLPITIHFGKLNGLYDEIGLPHFEEMLKKYPQTIFLGHAVFWYEIFAQTKEDAKPGYPKEKIIPGGQLDRLFSIYPNLYGDLSANSGYYAISRDPEFGKAFLERHAKQLLFGTDYLRLGQETPIIEFLKHIGLDKKTYQAIVKDNAKRILKF
- a CDS encoding DegT/DnrJ/EryC1/StrS family aminotransferase, coding for MRKFPVRISLGKAERRAVCRVMDRAIRKGNVYLERYAGLEVDAYEKEFAAYFDSKFATAVSSGTAAIHTALAALELEPGTEVIVPPITDPGTIAPVLMQQCIPVFADVQDNTLNISAKSIERRITRHTGAVIVVHLVGHPADMEAIMPICRRHRLKVIEDCAQAPGARLNGKLIGTFGDMAAFSLMCIKHMTSGGQGGMVVTDSEEYYWRAKRFADRGKPFNSEESANVRLGLNYRMTDLEAAIGRVQLKRLAGMIAKRERIVQALEKGTRNLQAFRFRKTIPGAKSAHWFVFVYYDASKMKISKEKCVTALNKEGIPAGAYYVELIYDQPWIKHRRTFGNSQLPWSLMKRTEKIDYTGCCPNAEGALRDTIRILIHEGWTNREVKATIAALEKMERLYGKEDVQCG